A region of Takifugu flavidus isolate HTHZ2018 chromosome 2, ASM371156v2, whole genome shotgun sequence DNA encodes the following proteins:
- the scube2 gene encoding signal peptide, CUB and EGF-like domain-containing protein 2 isoform X4, with amino-acid sequence MGAIWAARDLCLFLLLLNSHQSRALPEIRDPCAEGSDGCHIDAICQSTHGSYKCTCKAGFKGDGHHCEDIDECDLESNGGCVHECNNIPGNYRCTCYDGFHLAHDGHNCLDVDECKFNNGGCQHICVNTMGSYECRCKDGFFLSDNQHTCIHRSVEGLSCMNKEHGCAHICKETPKGGVACECRPGFELARNQRDCILTCNHGNGGCQHTCEDTENGPICRCHLRYTLQPDKRSCVERDEASTDTSEHNSTSFTEVDKRVKRRLLMETCAVNNGGCDCTCKDTSTGVRCSCPVGFTLQPDGKTCKDIDECELHNGGCEHFCRNTIGSFECNCRKGFKLLTDERSCQDIDECFFERTCDHTCVNSPGGFQCLCNKGYTLYGLAHCGDINECSVNNGGCEHGCENSVGGFECFCHPGYKLHWNKKDCIAESCDLSCVRRRSEKRLRKTIRTLRKSINREQFHLHFAGSDYELGKSQSQPAELPGHCVTGQVLIGRKCVSCGAGTHYDGDQGRCVLCPAGTYQDEEGQMSCEVCPGPEGREVSKVVGARNMSECGGQCSPGQHSRDGFVPCLLCPLGTYQPEVGRTTCFPCGGNLVTKRIGAVTFQECETKVQCSPGHYYDTSTHRCIRCPTGTYQGEFGQNYCVACPGNTTTDFDGSTNIMQCKNRQCGGELGDFTGYIESPNYPGNYPANVECTWTINPPPKRRILIVVPEIYLPIEDECGDYLVMRKSSLSNSVTTYETCQTYERPIAFTSRSKRLWIQFRSNEGNSGKGFQVPYVTYDEDYQELIEDIVRDGRLYASENHQEILKDKKLMKALFDVLAHPQNFFNYTAQESREMFPKSFIRFLRSKVLRFLRP; translated from the exons ATGGGAGCGATTTGGGCTGCGAGGgacctgtgtttgtttttgctcttgtTAAACAGTCACCAAAGTAGAGCGCTTCCAGAGATTCGAG ATCCATGTGCAGAGGGAAGTGATGGCTGTCACATTGATGCTATTTGTCAAAGTACTCACGGTTCATACAAGTGCACGTGTAAAGCAGGCTTTAAAGGCGATGGACATCACTGTGAAG ACATTGATGAGTGTGACTTGGAGTCTAACGGTGGTTGTGTGCACGAATGCAACAACATACCCGGCAACTACCGTTGCACGTGTTATGATGGGTTCCATTTGGCGCACGATGGACACAACTGTCTGG ATGTGGATGAATGCAAGTTCAACAATGGCGGGTGCCAGCACATTTGCGTAAACACCATGGGCAGCTACGAGTGCCGCTGCAAAGATGGTTTCTTCCTAAGTGACAACCAGCACACCTGCATCCACCGTTCCGTGG AGGGCCTCAGCTGTATGAATAAGGAGCACGGCTGCGCCCACATCTGCAAAGAGACACccaaagggggcgtggcctgcgAGTGTCGTCCGGGGTTCGAGCTGGCCAGGAACCAGAGAGACTGCATCT TGAcgtgtaaccatggcaacggcgGCTGTCAGCACACCTGCGAGGACACGGAGAACGGCCCGATATGCAGGTGTCACCTCAGGTACACCCTCCAACCCGACAAGAGGTCCTGTGTAG AGCGAGACGAGGCCAGCACCGATACCTCAGAGCACAACTCCACATCCTTTACCGAGGTGGACAAACGGGTCAAGCGGCGACTGTTAATGG AAACCTGCGCCGTGAACAATGGGGGGTGCGACTGCACCTGTAAAGACACATCCACAGGTGTGCGCTGCAGCTGCCCCGTTGGCTTCACACTACAGCCGGATGGAAAAACATGCAAAG ATATCGATGAGTGCGAGCTTCACAATGGCGGCTGCGAACACTTCTGCCGAAACACCATCGGCAGCTTCGAGTGCAACTGCAGAAAGGGCTTCAAGCTGCTAACGGACGAGCGCTCCTGCCAAG ATATAGACGAGTGTTTTTTCGAGCGCACATGTGATCACACATGTGTGAACTCCCCTGGTGGTTTTCAGTGTCTCTGCAACAAAGGCTACACCTTGTATGGACTGGCCCACTGCGGAG ATATAAATGAATGCAGCGTGAACAATGGCGGTTGTGAGCACGGCTGTGAGAACTCTGTGGGGGGATTTGAATGCTTTTGCCATCCTGGCTATAAGCTCCACTGGAACAAGAAGGACTGTATTG CAGAGAGCTGTGACCTTTCCTGCGTGCGCCGCCGCTCGGAGAAGAGGCTCCGGAAGACCATCAGGACCCTGAGGAAGTCCATCAACAGGGAACAGTTCCACCTCCACTTTGCCGGATCAGACTATGAGCTCGGCAAGAGTCAGAGCCAGCCGGCGGAACTGCCGGGACACTGCGTGACGGGGCAGGTGCTGATCGGCAGGAAATGTG TGAGCTGCGGCGCCGGGACTCACTACGATGGCGATCAGGGGCGGTGCGTGTTGTGTCCAGCCGGGACGTACCAGGACGAGGAGGGACAGATGTCCTGCGAGGTCTGTCCAGGACCGGAAGGAAGAGAAGTCTCCAAGGTCGTCGGCGCTCGGAACATGTCCGAGTGTGGGG GCCAGTGCTCACCTGGTCAGCACTCCCGCGATGGCTTCGTCCCCTGTTTGCTGTGTCCACTGGGAACGTATCAGCCAGAGGTCGGTCGGACCACCTGCTTCCCCTGCGGCGGTAACCTGGTGACCAAGCGCATTGGTGCCGTTACCTTCCAGGAGTGTGAAACCAAAG TCCAGTGCTCCCCAGGACATTACTACGACACCAGCACGCACCGCTGCATCCGCTGCCCGACGGGCACGTACCAGGGGGAGTTCGGACAGAACTACTGCGTCGCCTGCCCCGGGAACACCACCACCGACTTTGACGGCTCCACTAACATCATGCAGTGCAAAA ACCGACAGTGCGGAGGAGAGCTCGGGGATTTCACCGGTTACATCGAGTCTCCCAACTACCCTGGAAACTACCCGGCCAACGTGGAGTGCACCTGGACCATCAACCCACCGCCCAAGCGCAGGATCCTCATTGTTGTCCCAGAGATCTACCTGCCTATTGAGGACGAATGCGGAGACTATTTAGTCATGAGGAAAAGCT CTCTGTCCAACTCTGTGACGACCTACGAGACGTGTCAAACGTACGAGCGTCCCATCGCTTTCACCTCCCGCTCCAAGAGGCTTTGGATCCAGTTCAGGTCCAACGAGGGAAACAGCGGGAAGGGCTTCCAGGTGCCATATGTGACATACGACG AGGACTACCAGGAGCTGATAGAAGACATTGTCAGGGATGGACGGCTCTATGCTTCCGAGAACCACCAAGAGATCCTCAAG GACAAGAAACTCATGAAGGCCCTGTTCGATGTGCTGGCTCACCCACAGAACTTCTTCAACTACACAGCCCAGGAATCCAGAGAAATGTTCCCAAAATCCTTCATTCGTTTCCTGCGTTCCAAAGTCCTCAGATTCCTCCGTCCTTAG